TTATATCGACCGTATCCATGGTTCTTATGAGCGTGGTTTTGATAGCAATGGCGTTGAACGTGTATACGAGTATGCAAGATTTGTTGACACTCATACGGTTGAAGTAGCGGGCGAGCTTTATACAGCACCACATATCCTAATTGCAACAGGTGGTCATCCCCTTTATCCAAATATTCCAGGCAGTGAATACGGAATTACCTCAGATGGTTTCTTTGAGCTAGATGAGGTGCCAAAACGTACAGCTGTTATTGGTGCTGGCTATATCGCAGTCGAAGTTGCCGGCGTTCTCAATGCTCTTGGCAGTGATACTCACCTATTTGTTCGTAAGGATCGCCCATTGCGTACCTTTGATAAAGACATTATCGATGTTTTAGTTGATGAGATGGCTAAGTCTGGCCCTACACTTCATATGCATGCTAATGCAACAGAGGTAGTGAAAAATGCAGACGATTCTCTGACTATTAGCTTTGACAATGAAGAAACTATTACAGTTGATTGCCTTATCTGGGCTGTCGGACGTGCAGCGAATACTTCTGGCTTTGGTCTTGAAAAGACAGGCGTTGAGTTGACTGAACGAGGTAACATTTATTCAGACGAGTTTGAAAACACATCTGTTCCTGGTATCTATGCTCTTGGAGATGTGACTGGTAAACTTGATTTGACTCCAGTTGCAGTGAAGGCTGGTCGACAATTGTCAGAGCGACTTTTCAATAATAAAGTTGATGCTAAGCTTGATTACACAGATGTAGCTACTGTGGTCTTTAGTCATCCGGCCATTGGTGCTATTGGGTTGACTGAGGAAAAGGCAATTGCTAAATATGGTGCAGAGAATATCAAGGTCTATAAATCTAGTTTCACTCCAATGTATACGGCTCTTGGGGATAATCGTCAGCTGTCAACCATGAAATTAGTAACGCTAGGTGAGGATGAAAAAATC
This region of Streptococcus thermophilus genomic DNA includes:
- the gorA gene encoding glutathione-disulfide reductase, whose amino-acid sequence is MVKEYDYIVIGGGSGGIASANRAAMHGAKVILFEGKEVGGTCVNVGCVPKKVMWYGAQVAETLHRYAGEYGFDVTLNKFDFATLKANRQAYIDRIHGSYERGFDSNGVERVYEYARFVDTHTVEVAGELYTAPHILIATGGHPLYPNIPGSEYGITSDGFFELDEVPKRTAVIGAGYIAVEVAGVLNALGSDTHLFVRKDRPLRTFDKDIIDVLVDEMAKSGPTLHMHANATEVVKNADDSLTISFDNEETITVDCLIWAVGRAANTSGFGLEKTGVELTERGNIYSDEFENTSVPGIYALGDVTGKLDLTPVAVKAGRQLSERLFNNKVDAKLDYTDVATVVFSHPAIGAIGLTEEKAIAKYGAENIKVYKSSFTPMYTALGDNRQLSTMKLVTLGEDEKIIGLHGIGYGVDEMIQGFSVAIKMGATKADFDNTVAIHPTGSEEFVTMR